From a region of the Candidatus Sulfotelmatobacter sp. genome:
- a CDS encoding 2-hydroxy-3-oxopropionate reductase, protein MTDRPTIGFIGLGIMGKPMAKNLLAAGYPLIALNRSSGPLDELVAAGAQGGSSPQDVAARSDVLITMLPDSPDVEAVALGESGLLAGAKRGALWIDMSTIAPATTTRVAAALAQRGVDALDAPVSGGEKGAIEGTLSIMVGGSDQAFARAEPIFAVLGKNVVHVGALGAGQVTKACNQIVVGVTIEAVAEALALAAAAGVDPVKVRAALLGGFAQSKILEVHGQRMIDRAFNPGFKSKLHRKDMNIAAGAGDANGLDLVAAKLVRERFDQLIARGDGELDHSALRTLYEA, encoded by the coding sequence ATGACGGATCGACCGACCATCGGTTTCATCGGCCTGGGCATCATGGGCAAGCCGATGGCGAAGAATCTCCTCGCCGCGGGCTACCCGCTGATCGCGCTCAACCGCTCGAGCGGTCCGCTCGACGAGCTGGTCGCGGCCGGCGCGCAGGGCGGCAGCTCGCCGCAGGATGTCGCCGCGCGCAGCGACGTCCTCATCACGATGCTGCCCGACTCGCCCGACGTCGAGGCCGTCGCGCTGGGCGAGTCGGGCCTGCTCGCCGGCGCCAAACGCGGTGCGCTGTGGATCGACATGAGCACCATCGCACCGGCGACGACGACGCGCGTCGCCGCGGCGCTCGCGCAACGCGGCGTCGATGCGCTCGACGCGCCGGTCAGCGGCGGTGAGAAGGGCGCGATCGAGGGCACGCTCTCGATCATGGTCGGCGGCAGCGACCAGGCGTTCGCGCGTGCCGAGCCGATCTTCGCGGTGCTCGGCAAGAACGTCGTGCACGTCGGCGCGCTCGGTGCCGGTCAAGTGACCAAGGCCTGTAACCAGATCGTCGTCGGCGTGACCATCGAGGCCGTCGCCGAGGCGCTGGCGCTGGCCGCCGCGGCGGGCGTCGATCCCGTCAAGGTGCGCGCCGCCCTGCTCGGCGGCTTCGCGCAGAGCAAGATCCTCGAGGTGCACGGTCAGCGCATGATCGACCGCGCCTTCAACCCCGGCTTCAAGTCGAAGCTGCACCGCAAGGACATGAACATCGCGGCCGGAGCCGGCGACGCGAACGGGCTCGACCTGGTCGCCGCCAAGCTCGTGCGCGAGCGCTTCGACCAACTCATCGCGCGCGGCGACGGCGAGCTCGATCACAGCGCGCTGCGCACCCTCTACGAGGCCTAG